A stretch of the Candidatus Aenigmatarchaeota archaeon genome encodes the following:
- a CDS encoding magnesium transporter — MEGNGSGVQKPNHKTAGSRLVENVPVARIGDRIGDIESMLTRNAGSLNTIDYIYVLDKSDVLVGVITIKEIFRAPKKTIPVENLMKRQLVSVHPTAPQERVVYLALSHGIKAIPVVDKEGRLMGVVPYDTILQIFHHEVHEDTLMLGGIFHKVGSEYTKHDSSSFHMVKSRLPWLIIGIMGGLVAASIVGLFEEVLETFIVLASFIPVLVYISGAAGAQSSALIIRALAIDPKINVARYIFREAVIGFTLGLCSGAFLGLATYVVWKIPLLGMIVGASIFVGMMVSIFISTTLPLLFRKIKMDPAIATGPFATMLTDIITLFIYFGIAIALIGYFGLPLA; from the coding sequence ATGGAAGGGAACGGCTCTGGCGTTCAAAAGCCCAACCACAAGACTGCAGGAAGCCGGCTGGTGGAAAACGTGCCTGTTGCCAGGATAGGCGACAGGATAGGCGACATTGAATCGATGCTTACGCGAAATGCGGGTTCCCTGAACACAATAGATTACATTTACGTTCTTGACAAGTCCGACGTGCTTGTTGGGGTTATTACTATAAAGGAGATTTTCAGGGCTCCAAAAAAGACAATCCCTGTCGAAAACCTGATGAAGCGTCAGCTTGTAAGTGTTCACCCAACTGCCCCTCAGGAGCGGGTGGTCTACCTTGCGCTCTCGCACGGGATAAAGGCGATACCTGTGGTGGATAAGGAGGGACGGCTTATGGGGGTAGTGCCATATGACACAATCCTGCAGATATTTCATCATGAGGTTCACGAGGATACGCTTATGCTGGGCGGTATTTTTCACAAGGTGGGGTCCGAGTACACAAAGCACGACTCCTCTTCCTTTCACATGGTAAAAAGCCGCCTTCCCTGGCTTATAATTGGCATAATGGGGGGGCTTGTTGCTGCCTCAATTGTCGGGCTCTTCGAGGAGGTGCTTGAAACTTTCATTGTGCTTGCCTCATTTATCCCGGTTCTGGTCTACATCAGCGGTGCTGCAGGAGCCCAGTCATCGGCGCTAATAATACGGGCGCTTGCGATAGACCCGAAAATAAACGTGGCGCGCTATATCTTCAGGGAGGCGGTTATTGGCTTTACGCTGGGGCTTTGCAGCGGGGCTTTTTTGGGCCTTGCAACTTATGTTGTGTGGAAAATTCCCCTTCTTGGGATGATTGTGGGAGCATCTATTTTTGTTGGCATGATGGTTTCTATTTTCATATCCACGACGCTTCCGCTTCTTTTCAGAAAAATTAAAATGGACCCTGCAATTGCAACGGGCCCGTTTGCGACAATGCTTACAGACATCATTACACTATTCATCTATTTTGGAATTGCAATTGCCCTGATTGGCTATTTTGGCCTTCCTCTTGCCTAG
- a CDS encoding ribosome biogenesis/translation initiation ATPase RLI, whose product MRFAIVDEKKCEPRKCDNLCFRLCPRNKLEEKCIEIGETAKIDENLCVGCGICSNRCPFGAIKIVNTPEKAGFLVHRYGENKFALYNLPLPEKGKITGIIGRNGIGKSTAMKIISGLQQVDTKDMPTLMKQYFQKKRSVSLKPQVLENLTSKDLNREMIDLFGIREKEHYSGGELQKLNIAKCLSKDADLYILDEPTSYLDVYERLRIAKIIKERLRDREVLVVEHDLAILDYLSEQICVLFGTPGGYGVVSSKYSTLRGINNYLEGYLPTENVRVRKDPIKFDISATEELGKDRLLGFSNIEKALGDFSLKVEHGDLNRGEILGVLGPNAIGKTTFMEMLAGKMAPDKGEVEKAKISYKPQYLYADYEGTVEEIIPKERQFKEQISFPLGLEQLYKKKVKELSGGELQTLAIALCLSKEADIYLLDEPSAFLDIESRLRLVSLLRQIIKDRQACAVVIDHDLHLAVQISNRVLLFEGEPGKLGLARIEKTGIAMNNFLKQLGITFRRDPENNRFKVNKEGSKLDQEQKERGEYLMFK is encoded by the coding sequence ATGAGATTTGCAATAGTTGACGAGAAGAAATGCGAGCCCAGAAAATGCGATAATCTGTGCTTCCGCCTCTGCCCCAGAAATAAGCTGGAAGAGAAGTGCATCGAGATAGGCGAAACCGCAAAAATAGACGAAAACCTGTGCGTCGGGTGCGGCATCTGCTCGAACCGCTGCCCGTTTGGGGCCATAAAAATCGTAAACACTCCCGAAAAGGCGGGCTTTCTCGTCCACAGGTACGGCGAAAATAAGTTCGCGCTCTACAACCTCCCCCTGCCTGAAAAAGGAAAGATAACTGGAATTATCGGCCGGAACGGAATCGGAAAGTCAACTGCGATGAAAATTATCTCCGGGCTTCAGCAGGTAGACACCAAAGACATGCCGACGCTTATGAAGCAATATTTCCAGAAGAAAAGGTCTGTCTCGCTAAAGCCGCAGGTTCTCGAAAACCTGACCAGTAAAGACCTAAACAGGGAAATGATAGATTTGTTTGGAATCAGGGAAAAAGAGCATTACTCAGGTGGAGAGCTCCAGAAGCTCAACATCGCAAAATGCCTCTCAAAAGACGCGGACCTCTATATCCTGGACGAGCCAACGTCATACCTTGACGTTTACGAGCGGCTGAGAATCGCGAAAATCATAAAGGAGCGGCTCAGGGACAGGGAAGTCCTTGTCGTAGAGCACGACCTTGCAATCCTGGACTACCTCTCAGAGCAGATATGCGTGCTTTTTGGGACTCCCGGCGGATATGGAGTCGTTTCATCAAAATACTCAACGCTTCGGGGAATTAACAATTACCTTGAAGGGTACCTCCCGACAGAAAACGTACGGGTGAGAAAAGACCCGATAAAGTTCGACATATCCGCAACAGAGGAGCTTGGAAAAGACCGGCTTCTCGGCTTTTCGAACATAGAAAAAGCCCTGGGAGACTTCTCCCTAAAGGTAGAGCATGGGGACTTGAACCGGGGGGAAATCCTTGGCGTTCTTGGGCCAAACGCAATCGGAAAGACGACCTTTATGGAAATGCTTGCCGGCAAAATGGCGCCAGACAAGGGAGAGGTTGAAAAAGCAAAAATATCCTACAAGCCGCAATACCTGTACGCGGACTACGAAGGAACCGTCGAAGAAATTATTCCAAAAGAGCGGCAGTTCAAGGAGCAGATAAGCTTCCCGCTAGGCCTTGAGCAGCTCTACAAAAAGAAGGTCAAAGAGCTTTCCGGCGGGGAGCTCCAGACGCTTGCCATCGCACTGTGCCTTTCAAAAGAAGCAGATATCTACCTTCTGGACGAGCCGTCCGCCTTCCTTGACATAGAAAGCCGCCTTCGGCTTGTGTCCCTTCTGCGGCAAATCATAAAGGACAGGCAGGCCTGCGCAGTCGTAATCGACCACGACCTTCACCTCGCAGTCCAGATTTCAAACAGGGTTTTGCTTTTTGAGGGCGAGCCGGGAAAGCTGGGGCTTGCAAGAATCGAAAAGACAGGAATCGCGATGAATAACTTCCTAAAGCAGCTTGGAATAACCTTCAGGCGCGACCCCGAGAACAACCGCTTCAAGGTAAACAAGGAGGGAAGCAAGCTTGACCAGGAGCAGAAAGAGAGGGGGGAGTACTTGATGTTTAAGTAG